The bacterium HR34 DNA segment TATTATAACCATAAAAAGCTTATTATGATTACCTCTCTAATTTTATAAATTAAAAAATTTCCTTATTTCCTCGTCACCTTCTATATAATTTGCCTCAATAACTCTTACATAAGGACTGACTTCATAAAATTCTGAAACAAAATCTACTATGTCTTTAATATTGTAAGGACAAACGAAAACACTTTTTTGTAAAGGATATAAATTTAGCTCTTTTAATTTATTAACAAAATCATTTCTTTTAATCTTGTATTTATCTGGTATATCAAAAACTATCAATCTCCATTTTTCATCCCATTTTTGGTCTAAATCTAATTTTAGATTATTAATATTACCAATTAAAGCATACTTAACACCTTTATCAGTTAAACAAATTTTGACCTCTCCACTCTTTGGATCTTCGTTTATTTCTATTAATCTTTTTCTTTTTAAAGATTCAAAAGATCTTCTTAGTCTAGTAGAATTAATTTCTTTTTTAGAGCCCCTTTTAGAATTAAAATCTTTTATAATCATTTTCATAAACGTATAACCTAACGCATAGCCGCTCAAGCCAATTAACATTGACAATGCAGTTACTTTTGCAGATTTTATTAAAAAATTGTATATGCTGTCCAAAATTTCTTTTTCTGTTTTTCCTATTTTTATTTTTTTAAGACTATTTTTAGACATATTTTAGAGATAAATAACTTATTAATTTAATTTTACCAACCTTAACTTTAAAATTTTAGTTTTTTTAATAATATTTAGTAATAATACTAATAATACAAAAATCTAACCTCATTTACAAATAAAATGCTATAGCATTTTATTTGCACACATATCATTTTAAAGTAAATTAAATTTATTCGATTATTTTTATTATTAAATAAACTAATAAATAAACACTAAAAAAACTAATATTTTAACCTAAATTTAATCTAATATTAACTAGTGAATTATTCGCAAACTTATTAATTCAATCTTTAATTTTAATTATGTATTCTATTTTTATATCGCCAGCAATATCTTCTAAGCCGAATTCTTTTACTCCCATTACCCCATTAACAACTTTTTCTGGTTTATTAGTTAACGTTTCTGCTATAATTTTATCCTTTTCCTGTATCGTTACTTAAAGCACCCCATTCTCCAAAAAGAATTCCAACTTTGTCTAAAAATCTAACTGCCATAACACTAAGTTTATCTGGTTTTCTCCTAAATCTTTAAATATATTTCAGCAACCGAAAACCAATTGCCTTCTATCAAAGATTCTTTCTGTGCGCCCTTATCAATATTATCTATCGAATCTATTTTTTCTTTATCCATAAAACTACTTCCCAAGATATTTTAACGCTTCTTTTATCAACTCTTCTACGCTTTTGTTTTCATCAAATACATCTTCTAAAACACTTCTTGCCTTTTCTCTTTTAAAACCTAAATTCACAAGACCCTCTAATGCGTCTTCCATTTTGGATGGCATTTTCCTTTTACTTTCTATTTCTTTTATCTTACCTGTTAACTCTAATATAATTTTTTGCATCTTTTTTGTGCCAATTCCTTTTAGCTCCCTTAACTTTTCTCCGCTTTCTATCGCCTGCTTCAAAGCAGTAAAACTTCCAAAAGAAGACATCGCCAAGGCTGATTTTGGCCCAATACCTGAAATACTATTTAGGGTTGTAAAAAGTTCCAACTCTGCAAATGTTAAAAAACCATAAAGATGCAAGGTATCTATGTTTTCTTTCCAATATAGATAAGTGTATAATTTTATTTCTTGGCCTTCTTTTATATTCGATATATTTTTTCCGGCAACATAAACAATATAGCCAATTCCACCTGTTTCAACTATTACATAATTTCCTCCTTTAAATGTCACTTTTCCTTTTATATATGCTATCATATGTTTTTGATATAATATTAAATTCTATCACTATCTATGTTTAAAGTAAAAACAAATCTAAAACCTAAAGGAGATCAACCAAAAGCAATAGCTCAATTAACAAAAAACCTGAAAGCCGGCGTAAAACACCAGGTTCTTTTGGGTGTTACAGGATCTGGCAAAACAGCAACAATGGCATGGACAATAGAAAAAGTTCAAAAACCAACTCTTGTCATAAGTCCAAACAAAACTTTGGCAGCGCAACTATATCAAGAATTCAAAGAATTTTTTCCAGATAACGCAGTTCATTATTTTGTGTCTTACTACGACTACTACCAACCAGAAGCCTACATCCCACA contains these protein-coding regions:
- the cas2 gene encoding CRISPR-associated endoribonuclease Cas2 — encoded protein: MSKNSLKKIKIGKTEKEILDSIYNFLIKSAKVTALSMLIGLSGYALGYTFMKMIIKDFNSKRGSKKEINSTRLRRSFESLKRKRLIEINEDPKSGEVKICLTDKGVKYALIGNINNLKLDLDQKWDEKWRLIVFDIPDKYKIKRNDFVNKLKELNLYPLQKSVFVCPYNIKDIVDFVSEFYEVSPYVRVIEANYIEGDEEIRKFFNL
- the ruvA gene encoding Holliday junction ATP-dependent DNA helicase RuvA; amino-acid sequence: MIAYIKGKVTFKGGNYVIVETGGIGYIVYVAGKNISNIKEGQEIKLYTYLYWKENIDTLHLYGFLTFAELELFTTLNSISGIGPKSALAMSSFGSFTALKQAIESGEKLRELKGIGTKKMQKIILELTGKIKEIESKRKMPSKMEDALEGLVNLGFKREKARSVLEDVFDENKSVEELIKEALKYLGK